In Panicum virgatum strain AP13 chromosome 4N, P.virgatum_v5, whole genome shotgun sequence, a single window of DNA contains:
- the LOC120668496 gene encoding probable LRR receptor-like serine/threonine-protein kinase At2g24230 yields MGCCGGGHYRAALLFLATAVAACVAPAAAQEPNTDAYFVTGFFSKLGRPAPSSSGASGVCSWPGMSCDGEGRVVAFSATGMGLAGAIPEDTVGKLARLQVLDLSGNRLTALPNDLWELGASLRALNLSGNAIRGALPNNVGNFARLQALDVSHNAFTGSLPQALGSIASLQVLNASHNQFQGQVPSAVVFGCGNLVAMDLSGNALDGDLPDLSPLRSLSYLNLSGNRLRGSVIGALLEQLRVLDLSNNRISGLNFSSGYAGSALLYLDLSGNELLGEFNVAGRFRNLRHVNLAHNHLSNANLLVSLGEISELEYVNLSSTGLHGQIPQFSSRLVGLKVLDMSRNNISGVVPDMSSLRLRVLDLSVNNLTGEIPVALVKKLASMEHFNFSYNNLTVCASELSPEAFAVAFAKSRNDCPIAVNADSIKKRRGKRKGVKLALAVVLSLFFSVLGFLCLAVACRRRRKRCDTLPVVKQVSFKEEPTVSGPFSFQTDSTTWVADVKVATSVPVVIFEKPLISFTFADLLAATSNFDRGTLLAEGRFGPVYRGFLPGGIQVAVKVLVHGSVMEDQDAARELERLGRIKHPNLVPLTGYCLAGDQRIAIYEYMENGNLHNLLHDLPLGVQTTEDWSADTWEDNGGGVATEIITPEGTATWMFRHKIALGAARALAFLHHGCIPQIVHRDVKASSIYFDCTMEPRLSDFGLSMIVGTSTDNDSLHHSLGYTPPEFSISENAMATAKSDVYSFGVVLFELVTGKKSVGDEYPDQKEANLVNWARAMVKANLGSSIIDPKIRDTGLERQMEEALRIAYLCTAELPSKRPAMQQIVGLLKDIEPKVAQQD; encoded by the coding sequence ATGGGCTGCTGCGGTGGCGGTCACTACCGCGCCGCACTCCTGTTCTTGGCGACGGCCGTGGCCGCCTGcgttgcgccggcggcggcgcaggagccGAATACCGACGCCTACTTCGTCACCGGGTTCTTCTCCAAGCTGGGCCGCCCCGCACCGTCGTCGTCCGGCGCCAGCGGTGTGTGCTCCTGGCCCGGCATGTCCTGCGACGGCGAGGGCCGCGTGGTGGCGTTCTCGGCCACCGGGATGGGCCTGGCGGGCGCCATCCCGGAGGACACCGTCGGCAAGCTCGCGCGCCTTCAGGTGCTCGACCTCAGCGGCAACCGCCTTACCGCGCTGCCCAACGACCTGTGGGAGCTCGGCGCGTCGCTGCGCGCGCTCAACCTGTCCGGCAACGCCATCCGCGGCGCGCTCCCCAACAACGTCGGCAACTTCGCGCGCCTCCAGGCGTTGGACGTCTCCCACAACGCCTTCACCGGCTCGCTGCCGCAAGCGCTCGGCTCCATCGCCAGCCTGCAGGTGCTCAACGCCAGCCACAACCAGTTCCAGGGGCAGGTCCCCAGCGCCGTCGTCTTCGGGTGCGGGAACCTCGTGGCCATGGATCTCTCCGGCAATGCGCTCGATGGGGACTTGCCAGATCTGTCGCCGCTCAGGTCCCTTTCCTATCTCAACCTCTCCGGCAACCGGCTCCGCGGCTCGGTCATCGGGGCGTTGCTGGAGCAGCTGAGGGTCCTAgacctcagcaacaaccgcATCTCCGGGTTGAATTTTAGCAGTGGGTATGCTGGCTCTGCATTGCTGTACCTTGACTTGTCGGGCAATGAGCTTCTTGGAGAATTCAACGTCGCTGGCCGGTTCCGGAACCTGAGGCATGTCAATCTTGCCCACAACCATTTGTCAAATGCCAATTTGCTCGTGTCATTGGGTGAGATTTCTGAATTGGAGTATGTTAATCTGTCAAGCACTGGATTGCATGGGCAAATCCCTCAATTTTCATCTCGATTGGTTGGATTGAAGGTGCTCGATATGTCAAGGAACAATATCAGTGGGGTTGTCCCAGACATGAGCTCTCTTCGGCTACGTGTGCTGGACTTGTCGGTGAACAATCTCACAGGTGAGATACCTGTGGCTTTGGTCAAGAAGTTGGCATCGATGGAGCATTTCAACTTCTCATACAACAATCTCACTGTTTGCGCCTCTGAGCTCTCTCCTGAGGCATTTGCAGTTGCATTTGCTAAGTCCAGAAATGATTGCCCAATCGCTGTGAACGCAGACAGTAtcaagaaaagaagagggaaGCGTAAGGGGGTGAAGTTGGCTTTAGCTGTTGTGCTTTCACTGTTCTTCTCTGTTCTTGGTTTCCTTTGCTTGGCAGTGGCATGTAGGAGGCGGAGGAAGAGGTGTGATACGTTGCCTGTGGTTAAGCAGGTGTCATTCAAAGAGGAGCCTACTGTATCAGGGCCATTTTCTTTCCAGACAGATTCGACAACTTGGGTTGCTGATGTGAAGGTCGCAACTTCAGTGCCGGTAgtcatctttgagaagccctTGATAAGCTTCACGTTTGCTGACCTGTTGGCAGCTACTTCAAACTTTGACAGGGGTACCTTGCTGGCTGAAGGGAGGTTTGGGCCAGTGTATAGAGGATTTCTTCCTGGTGGAATTCAAGTTGCCGTGAAGGTGCTGGTGCATGGGTCGGTAATGGAGGACCAAGATGCAGCAAGGGAGCTTGAGCGGCTGGGACGGATCAAACATCCTAACTTGGTTCCTTTGACTGGCTACTGTCTGGCAGGTGACCAGAGGATTGCCATCTATGAGTACATGGAAAATGGCAATTTGCACAACCTACTTCATGACTTGCCACTGGGAGTTCAGACGACCGAAGATTGGAGCGCAGACACTTGGGAGGACAATGGTGGTGGTGTCGCAACTGAAATCATCACGCCAGAAGGTACTGCAACATGGATGTTTCGACACAAAATTGCGTTAGGTGCCGCGAGGGCACTAGCATTCCTCCACCATGGCTGCATTCCGCAGATTGTCCACCGGGATGTGAAGGCAAGCAGCATCTACTTTGACTGTACAATGGAGCCTAGGCTGTCTGATTTCGGGTTATCAATGATCGTCGGAACTAGCACCGACAATGATTCGTTGCACCACTCCCTAGGCTATACTCCGCCGGAGTTCTCCATCTCAGAGAATGCCATGGCAACTGCAAAGTCTGACGTTTACAGTTTTGGTGTTGTGTTGTTTGAATTGGTCACCGGGAAGAAATCGGTGGGTGACGAGTACCCAGACCAGAAGGAGGCGAACCTTGTGAACTGGGCCAGGGCGATGGTCAAGGCGAACCTCGGGTCGAGCATCATCGACCCGAAGATTCGTGACACGGGGCTGGAGCGGCAGATGGAGGAGGCGCTGAGGATCGCCTACCTATGCACTGCTGAACTGCCATCCAAGAGGCCGGCCATGCAGCAGATCGTCGGCCTGCTCAAGGACATCGAGCCAAAAGTAGCACAGCAGGACTAA